Genomic window (Mesorhizobium sp. M4B.F.Ca.ET.058.02.1.1):
GCTGGTGCTGATCGACTTCCTCGGCAATGTGCGCTCGATGCTGCAGCACTCCTACCGCTATCCTGCGCCGCGCGAGACGGTGGAATTCGCGCTCACCGGCATGACCAGGATGCGCGGCGAGCTCACCCAGGCGCAGGACAAGCGCATTGCCGGGCTCGGCATCGCCATGCCGTTCGAATTGTGGAACTGGGCCGACACCGCCGGCGCGCCGCGCGAGATCATGGACGAATGGCGCCACCGCGACATCCGTTCCGACATCCAGGCGCAGTGCGACTTTCCGGTCTACCTGCAGAACGACGCCACCTCGGCCTGTGGCGCCGAGCTTGTCTTCGGCCAGGCCGGTGCTGCGCGCGACTTCGTCTATTTCTACATCGGCGCCTTCGCCGGCGGCGGCATCGTGCTCAACGGCCGGCTGTTCGGCGGGCCGACCGGCAATGCCGGCGCGCTGGGCTCGATGCCGGTGCCGGGACCGGACGGCAAGCCGACCCAGCTCATCGACGTGGCGTCGATCGCCATGCTGGAGAAGGCGCTCAACGCGCGCGGCGTCGAGGCCTCGCATCTGTGGACGTCGCCCGAGGACTGGGGCGACATCGGTCCCGAGCTCGACATATGGATCGCCGGCGCCGCGCAGGCGCTGGCCTACGCCATCGTCGCGGCCTCCTCGGTCATCGATTTCGAGGCGGCGGTGATCGACGGCTGGATGCCGCTGTCGGTGCGCGGCCGTCTCGTCGATGCGGTGAGAGTGGCCGTCGGCACGATCGACGGCGAAGGCCTGAAGTTGCCGGCGGTGCGCGAAGGAACCGTCGGCATCCACGCGCGGGCACTTGGCGGCGCCAGCCTGCCCCTGTCCGAGCGCTTCCTGATCGGCTCGACCACCATTTCCAGGAGCCCCTGAATGCTGATCGGCATCCCGTCGCTGCTTGGCCCGGAGCTTCTGGCGACGCTGCGCGCCATGGGCCATGGCGACGAAATCGCGCTTGTCGACGGCAACTACCCGGCCGAGCAGCAGGCGCATCGGTTGATCCGCGCCGACGGCCATCATCTGGTCCCCGTGCTCGACGCCATTCTGAGCGTGCTGCCGGTGGACGACGCCGTGCCAGAGGCGCTGTTTCGCGCCTCGGTCAAGGGCGACCCGGCGCTTGCCGATCCGGTCCACCATGAGATGGAAGCGGTCTGCGCCAGGCGCGCGCCCGGCCACAAGGTGGTTGCGCTGGCCGGCGCCGACTTCTATGCCCGGGTCAAGGCCGCGCACGCCATCGTCGCCACCAGCGAGCCCCGTCTCTATGCCAACATCATCATCCGCAAAGGCGTGATCTATCCGCCGGAAAGCCAGACATCATGATCCTCTGCTGCGGCGAAGCCTTGATCGACATGCTGCCGCGCACGACGACCGAGGGCGAGCCGGCCTTCGCGCCCTATGTCGGCGGCGCGGTTTTCAACACGGCGATCGCGCTCGGGCGGCTCGGCGCGCCGGCCGGCTTCTTTTCCGGCCTGTCGTCGGACCTGTTCGGCGGCCAGTTCCGCGAAGCGCTCGGGGCAAGCAAGGTCAGCTCCACCTATGCCCACACCTCGCCAAGGCCGACGACGCTCGCCTTCGTGCGGCTCACCAACGGCCAGGCGACCTACACCTTCTACGACGAGAACACCGCCGGACGCATGCTCACCATCGAGGATCTGCCGAGCCTCGGCGCCGAGATCGAGGCGATGCTGTTCGGCGCCATCAGCCTGATCTCCGAGCCCGCGGGATCGGCCTATGAGGAGTTCATGCGGCGCGAGCACAACAGTCGCGTCATGATGCTCGACCCCAACATCCGGCCGAACTTCATCCCCGACAAGGCAAAGCACCTGCGGCGCATCCGCGAGATGATGGCGATGGCCGACATCGTGAAACTGTCGGACGAGGACCTCAACTGGTTCGACGAAGCCGGCTCGCATGAGGACGTCATCCGCAACTGGCTGGATCGCGGACCGAAGCTGATCGTCGTCACCCATGGCAGCGAGGGCGCGGTCGGCTACAGCAAGAGCCACAAGGTCACGGTGACGCCGCAGAAGGTGGCGGTGGTCGACACGGTCGGCGCCGGCGACACGTTCAATGCCGGCATCCTCGCCTCGCTGCACGAACAGGGCCTGCTCACCAAGGCGGCGATCGGCGACCTGTCGGAAGACGCGATCCGCCAGGCGCTGACGCTCGGCGCCAAGGCGGCGGCGGTGACGGTGTCGCGCGCCGGCGCCAATCCGCCCTGGCGCCATGAAATCGCCTGATCGGCCGTCCATCCGGCGGCAAAGCCGCCCAGCCGGCTGATCACTTTATGTTTCCACCGGCCGAAAAGGCGCGAGAAAAGGCGCTGATTGCACCCTGCAAAGGCCGGATTTCCGGCACCTTGCGGAGAAGCAGGAGAGATCGGGGGTAACAGGCTGCGACATCCCGACAGGTCGCCATGCCCCCGGGCTGGCTTTCTCGGATTGTCCAAGTCTGGTACCAGCGGCGGTTAAGTTGTTGTTTCTGTGCGCGTCATGCCCCCGCCGCTTGCCCTTGTCGACACGCACCAACCCCTTGAGGCAGACATGCAGTTCATCGATCTCGGCGCGCAGCGCGAACGTATCCGCGACCGGTTGAAGGCCGCGATCGACCGCGTCGTCGACGAAGGCCGTTATATCCTCGGGCCTCAGGTCACCGAATTCGAGAACAAACTCGCGGCCTATGTCGGCACCAAGCATGTCGTGGCCTGCGCCAACGGCACCGACGCGCTGCTGCTGCCGCTGTTTGCGGCCGGCATCGGCCCGGGCGATGCGGTGTTCGTGCCGAGCTTTACCTTCGCGGCGACGGCCGAAGTTGTGGCGCTCGCCAAGGCCGAGCCGGTATTCGTCGATGTCGATCCCGACACCTACAACATCGACATCGCCAGCCTCGAGGCGGCGATCGCGATGATCAGGAAGGAAGGCAGGCTGAAGCCGAAGGCGATCATACCGGTCGACCTGTTCGGGCTCGCCGCAGACTACGAAGCGATCATGGCGATCGCCAAGCGCGAGGACCTGCTGGTGATCGAGGATGCCGCCCAGTCGATCGGCGGCTCAGCCGACGGCAAGTTCTGCGGTTCCTTCGGCCATGTCGGCTCGACCAGCTTCTATCCGGCGAAGCCGCTCGGCTGCTACGGCGACGGCGGCGCGATGTTCACCAATGACGATGCGATGGCCGACAAGCTCAGATCCTTCGCCTTCCACGGCAAGGGCGAAACGCAGTACGACAACATCCGCGTCGGCATCAATTCGCGTCTCGACACGCTGCAGGCGGCGATCCTGATCGAGAAGCTCGCCCTCCTCGAGGACGAGATGGTTGCCCGGCAGGTGGTGGCGCAGCGCTACGCCGAGGGTCTCGGCGATATCCTCAAGGCCTCGCGCAATCTGGACCACGGCCGCTCGGCCTGGGCGCAATACGCCATCGAGACGCCGAAGCGCGACGGGCTGAAGGCGCATCTGACGGAGAAGGGCATCCCTTCCGTCATCTATTATGTGAAGCCGCTGCACGTGCAGCTTGCCTATCGCGACTATCCGCGCACGCCGACCGGCCTCGCCGTTTCGGAAGAGCTGCCGAAGCATATCCTGTGCCTGCCGATGCACCCCTATCTCAGCGAAGCCGACCAGGACCGTATCATCGAGACGATTCGTAACTATATCGGCTCGAACTCGGCGCACGTCGCGGCGGCGTAGCCGTGCCCTCGGACGGGGAACACAGCAGAGCAGAATTCTTAACCGTTGCAATGCCTTAACGTCACGGCATGGATCCCAGGGTCTGCGCCACGTGGCTTCGCTCCAGGATGACGAAGCGATAGCTGGCCGTCAGTTGCAAGCGTTTAAGCTGCGCCCGCGCTTTTCCCGCTGGCAATGAAATGCGGGTTGGCGAAATCCGCGTCCGTGGCCTGGTCGCGCTTGCCGTAAGCGAGCGGCTTGCCGTCCAGCGTGCGCGTCATGCCGCCGGCGGCCCGCAGCACCGCGTCACCGGCGGCGGTGTCCCATTCCATGGTGCGGCCGAAGCGTGGATAGACGTCCGCCTCGGCGGCGGCGACGAGGCAGAATTTCAGCGACGAGCCGACCGAAACGATCTCGGCGGCGCCAAGGTCGCGGATGAAGGCATCGGTTTCCGGCGTGTTGTGTGAGCGGCTGGCGACCACGGCGAGCGGCATCCCCCCTGTCCGCACGGCGATCGGACGGCGGCCGGTGATGCGAAAATTGGCATCGACCTCGATCGCTTCCGCCCTGCCCGGCCGGCCCGAGAAGAAACGCCCCGTGCAGGGCGCGAAGACGACACCGATCTCCGGCACGCCGTGGCGGACCAGCGCGATGTTGACGGTGAAATCGGTGCGGCGGTTGACGAATTCCTTGGTGCCGTCGAGCGGATCGATCAGCAAGAAGGCGTCGTCGAGATCGGGCGTCGCAACGCCCGCCGCGACTTCTTCCTCGGCCACGCAAGGGATGTCGGGATAGGCGGCGCGCAGACCGGCGAGGATGATCTTCTCGCTCTCGCGGTCGGCTTCCGTCACCGGCGTGCTGTCCGATTTCGTGTCGACGGCGCAGCCTGCGTGGAAGACGCGCATCACCTCGCGCCCGGCATCCAGCGCCAGGCGCTCGAACACGCCGAGCATGGCCTCGTCGTCAGATGCCGCCGCCGCTGTCATATTGGTCTTCGGCAATGTCGCGCTCGTTCAGCCAGAGTTCCAGGGCCTCTACCATCTCCTCGGCCGTTTTGCCGAGCGTCTTCAGATGGATTTCGGGATTCTCCGGAGCTTCATAGGGTGAATCGACGCCGGTGAAATTCTTGATCTCGCCGCTCAGCGCGCGCGCATAGAGGCCCTTCGGATCGCGCCTGGCGCATTCCTCGAACGGCGTGTCGACGAACACCTCGACGAACTCGCCATCCGCCATCAGCTCGCGCGCCACGCGCCGCTCGGCGGCGAAGGGCGAGATGAAGGAGACGATGACGATCAGGCCGGCATCGGCCATAAGCCGGGCGACCTCGGCAACGCGGCGGATGTTCTCGACGCGATCGGCGTCGGTGAAGCCGAGGTCGCGGTTGAGGCCGTGGCGGACATTGTCGCCGTCGAGGATGTAGGTGTGGCGCCCCGAGGCGAACAGCTTCTTCTCGAACAGATTGGCGATGGTCGACTTGCCGGAGCCGGAGAGCCCGGTGAACCAGAACACGGCCGGCCGCTGGTTCTTCAGGTCGGACCGGCCGCGCTTGCCGACATCGAGCGACTGCCAATGGATGTTTTCGGCGCGGCGCAGCGAATGCAGGATCATGCCGGCGCCGACCGTGGCATTGCTGATGCGGTCGATCAGGATGAAGGCGCCGGTGGTGCGGTTCTCGGCGAAATTGTCGAAGGCGATCGGCGAGCGCGTCGAGAGATTGCAGATGCCGACCTCGTTCATCTCCAGCGACTTCGCCGCCTCGTGGGCGAAGTCGTTGACGTTGACGCGGTACTTCAGCTCGGTGACGGTGGCGCTCACCTGGTCGGTTTCGGTGCGCAGGATGTAGGAGCGGCCGGGCAGCAGCGCATGCTCGTCGAACCAGACGATGTTGGCGGCGAACTGGTCGGCGACCTGCGGCCGCGACGCCGGCGCGACCAGAATGTTGCCGCGCGACACCTCGACCTCGTCGTCGAGGACGAGCGTGATCGCCTGGCCGGCAACCGCTTGGGCAAGGTCGCCGCCATGGGCGACGATGCGCTTGACGCGGGACGACTTGCCGGACTTGGCGACGACGACCTCGTCGCCCTGCGAAACCGACCCGGACGCGATGGTGCCGGCAAAGCCGCGGAAATCGAGATTGGGGCGATTCACATACTGCACCGGGAAGCGGAACGGCAGTTCGACCACTGCCTCGTCGACCGATACGGTTTCCAGATGCTCGATCAGCGTTGGCCCCGAATACCACGGCATGTTGCCGGAGCGGCTGGAGACATTGTCGCCGTAGCGGGCCGACATCGGGATCGGCACGATCGTCTGGAAGCCGAGGCTTTGCGAAAACTGGCTGTAATCCTCGACGATCCTGTCGAACACCGCCTGGTCGAAATCGACGAGGTCGATCTTGTTGACGGCCAGCACAATGTGGCGAATGCCGAGCAGCGAGGCGATGATCGAATGGCGCCTGGTCTGGCGCAGCACGCCCTGGCGCGCGTCGATCAGCACGATGGCGAGATCGGCGGTCGAGGCGCCGGTCGCCATGTTGCGCGTGTACTGCTCGTGGCCGGGCGTGTCGGCGACGATGAACTTGCGCTTCGGCGTGGCGAAGAAGCGGTAGGCGACGTCGATGGTGATGCCCTGCTCGCGCTCGGCTTCGAGCCCGTCGACCAGGAGCGCGAAGTCGATGTCGTCGCCGGTTGTGCCGTGCTTGCGCGAATCGCGCTCCAGCGCGGCAAGCTGGTCTTCGAAGATCTGCTTGGTGTCCGACAGCAGACGCCCAATCAGCGTCGACTTGCCGTCGTCGACCGAGCCGCAAGTGAGGAAGCGCAGCAGCGACTTCTTCTCCTGCGCGGCCATGTATTCGCGGATCGAGTCGGTGGGGGCGAGGCTTTTGGCCATGATGTGGCGCATGCTCAGAAATACCCCTCGCGCTTCTTCTTTTCCATCGAGCCGGCTTCGTCGCGGTCGATGAGGCGGCCCTGGCGCTCCGAGGTGCGCGCCGTCAGCATCTCGCCGACGATGGCCTCCAGCGTGTCGGCATCGGACTCGATAGCGCCGGTCAGCGGATAGCAGCCAAGCGTGCGGAAGCGCACCATCCGGTTCTCGACCGCTTCGTCCGGACGCAACTGCATGCGGTCGTCGTCCTTGAGGATCAGCATGCCGTCGCGTTCGACGACCGGCCGTTCCTTGGCGAAATAGAGCGGCACAATCGGGATGTCTTCCTGCAGGATGTACTGCCAGATATCGAGCTCGGTCCAGTTGGACAACGGAAAGACGCGGATCGACTCGCCGGCGGCGATGCGGGTGTTGAAGATCTTCCACATTTCCGGCCGCTGGTTCTTCGGGTCCCAGGCGTGCTGGGCGTTGCGGAAGGAAAAGATCCGTTCCTTGGCGCGCGACTTCTCCTCGTCGCGGCGGGCGCCGCCGAAGGCGGCGTCGAAGCCGTATTTGTCGAGCGCCTGGCGCAACGCCACCGTCTTCATCACATGGGTATGGGTGTTCGAGCCATGGTCGAACGGGTTGATGTTGTCGCGCACGCCGTCCTCGTTGACATGCACCAGGAGGTCGAAGCCCAGCTTCTGCGCCATCTGGTCGCGAAAGGCGATCATCTCGCGGAACTTCCAGGTGGTGTCGACGTGCAGGAAGGGAAAAGGCGGCTTGGCCGGGAAAAAGGCCTTCATCGCCAGGTGCATCAGCACGGAAGAATCCTTGCCGACCGAATAGAGCATGACGGGCTTGGAGAAGGAGGCCGCCACCTCGCGGAAGATGTGGATGGATTCGGCCTCGAGCCGCTGCAGGTGCGTAAGTGCGATATTCATGGACTGTGAGCGTTCTCTCGTGCCATCCAGACCTTGCATCAACGGATCAGGCACCGTTTCTTAAAAACAGCCCGGTTCAAGCTTTGCTTCTGGACATTCGTGCGGGCGTTCTAGCAGATCGTGATTGCGGGGAACAATGCCAGACGCGCCCGCCAGATGGCCAATCTGGAATGAATTTTCCACGATCAGTGCGTATGTGGGAAAATCCTGCCCTACCGCCTGATGCATGGCAAAGAACGGAGAAACTATTGCCTTTCGGGTGACCGTGGACGGCCCGCCGCGCGAAGCTCCCGCTCACGCGGATGCGCGCCGGGCTGCCGATTTGTGATAGGCCCTCCAGCGGCCGCACTATCGGGAATCGGACCCAGCGGCTATACCGGCCACACATGCTGCCCGCGCGCCGTGGCACCAAATAGGCTTCGAAGGTGATCGCGTCCGCCGTCGCGGACCAACACGGCGTCCCAACGACCCCCAGACATTGCGAAACAGAGCATTGAACCCGCTTTTATCCATCAAACGGCACCTCACGCCCGCGCAGATCAACGTCTACTTCTCGATCTTTTGCTTCTTTTGTCCGCCGGTGCTGGGTTCGGCCGTGAGCTTTGTGTTCATCGGCGGCGGTCTTTGGTCAGGGGTACTGCTCGCCCTGAAGCGGCGACGCTTCAATTTCGATCCGCCGATGCTCGCCATAACGGTGGCGATCTATGTCTATTGCGCGGCATACCTGCTG
Coding sequences:
- a CDS encoding ROK family transcriptional regulator; translation: METGIARHGSPEAAESRLHRGTNQSGMRDHNERLVLSLVRQHGSLAKSDIARMTGLSAQTVSVIMRELEDDRLLVRQAPLRGRIGQPSIPMALNPEGAFFIGLKIGRRSAELVLIDFLGNVRSMLQHSYRYPAPRETVEFALTGMTRMRGELTQAQDKRIAGLGIAMPFELWNWADTAGAPREIMDEWRHRDIRSDIQAQCDFPVYLQNDATSACGAELVFGQAGAARDFVYFYIGAFAGGGIVLNGRLFGGPTGNAGALGSMPVPGPDGKPTQLIDVASIAMLEKALNARGVEASHLWTSPEDWGDIGPELDIWIAGAAQALAYAIVAASSVIDFEAAVIDGWMPLSVRGRLVDAVRVAVGTIDGEGLKLPAVREGTVGIHARALGGASLPLSERFLIGSTTISRSP
- a CDS encoding RbsD/FucU domain-containing protein, with product MLIGIPSLLGPELLATLRAMGHGDEIALVDGNYPAEQQAHRLIRADGHHLVPVLDAILSVLPVDDAVPEALFRASVKGDPALADPVHHEMEAVCARRAPGHKVVALAGADFYARVKAAHAIVATSEPRLYANIIIRKGVIYPPESQTS
- a CDS encoding carbohydrate kinase — its product is MILCCGEALIDMLPRTTTEGEPAFAPYVGGAVFNTAIALGRLGAPAGFFSGLSSDLFGGQFREALGASKVSSTYAHTSPRPTTLAFVRLTNGQATYTFYDENTAGRMLTIEDLPSLGAEIEAMLFGAISLISEPAGSAYEEFMRREHNSRVMMLDPNIRPNFIPDKAKHLRRIREMMAMADIVKLSDEDLNWFDEAGSHEDVIRNWLDRGPKLIVVTHGSEGAVGYSKSHKVTVTPQKVAVVDTVGAGDTFNAGILASLHEQGLLTKAAIGDLSEDAIRQALTLGAKAAAVTVSRAGANPPWRHEIA
- a CDS encoding DegT/DnrJ/EryC1/StrS aminotransferase family protein, which encodes MQFIDLGAQRERIRDRLKAAIDRVVDEGRYILGPQVTEFENKLAAYVGTKHVVACANGTDALLLPLFAAGIGPGDAVFVPSFTFAATAEVVALAKAEPVFVDVDPDTYNIDIASLEAAIAMIRKEGRLKPKAIIPVDLFGLAADYEAIMAIAKREDLLVIEDAAQSIGGSADGKFCGSFGHVGSTSFYPAKPLGCYGDGGAMFTNDDAMADKLRSFAFHGKGETQYDNIRVGINSRLDTLQAAILIEKLALLEDEMVARQVVAQRYAEGLGDILKASRNLDHGRSAWAQYAIETPKRDGLKAHLTEKGIPSVIYYVKPLHVQLAYRDYPRTPTGLAVSEELPKHILCLPMHPYLSEADQDRIIETIRNYIGSNSAHVAAA
- the cysQ gene encoding 3'(2'),5'-bisphosphate nucleotidase CysQ; protein product: MLGVFERLALDAGREVMRVFHAGCAVDTKSDSTPVTEADRESEKIILAGLRAAYPDIPCVAEEEVAAGVATPDLDDAFLLIDPLDGTKEFVNRRTDFTVNIALVRHGVPEIGVVFAPCTGRFFSGRPGRAEAIEVDANFRITGRRPIAVRTGGMPLAVVASRSHNTPETDAFIRDLGAAEIVSVGSSLKFCLVAAAEADVYPRFGRTMEWDTAAGDAVLRAAGGMTRTLDGKPLAYGKRDQATDADFANPHFIASGKSAGAA
- the cysN gene encoding sulfate adenylyltransferase subunit CysN gives rise to the protein MRHIMAKSLAPTDSIREYMAAQEKKSLLRFLTCGSVDDGKSTLIGRLLSDTKQIFEDQLAALERDSRKHGTTGDDIDFALLVDGLEAEREQGITIDVAYRFFATPKRKFIVADTPGHEQYTRNMATGASTADLAIVLIDARQGVLRQTRRHSIIASLLGIRHIVLAVNKIDLVDFDQAVFDRIVEDYSQFSQSLGFQTIVPIPMSARYGDNVSSRSGNMPWYSGPTLIEHLETVSVDEAVVELPFRFPVQYVNRPNLDFRGFAGTIASGSVSQGDEVVVAKSGKSSRVKRIVAHGGDLAQAVAGQAITLVLDDEVEVSRGNILVAPASRPQVADQFAANIVWFDEHALLPGRSYILRTETDQVSATVTELKYRVNVNDFAHEAAKSLEMNEVGICNLSTRSPIAFDNFAENRTTGAFILIDRISNATVGAGMILHSLRRAENIHWQSLDVGKRGRSDLKNQRPAVFWFTGLSGSGKSTIANLFEKKLFASGRHTYILDGDNVRHGLNRDLGFTDADRVENIRRVAEVARLMADAGLIVIVSFISPFAAERRVARELMADGEFVEVFVDTPFEECARRDPKGLYARALSGEIKNFTGVDSPYEAPENPEIHLKTLGKTAEEMVEALELWLNERDIAEDQYDSGGGI
- the cysD gene encoding sulfate adenylyltransferase subunit CysD — encoded protein: MNIALTHLQRLEAESIHIFREVAASFSKPVMLYSVGKDSSVLMHLAMKAFFPAKPPFPFLHVDTTWKFREMIAFRDQMAQKLGFDLLVHVNEDGVRDNINPFDHGSNTHTHVMKTVALRQALDKYGFDAAFGGARRDEEKSRAKERIFSFRNAQHAWDPKNQRPEMWKIFNTRIAAGESIRVFPLSNWTELDIWQYILQEDIPIVPLYFAKERPVVERDGMLILKDDDRMQLRPDEAVENRMVRFRTLGCYPLTGAIESDADTLEAIVGEMLTARTSERQGRLIDRDEAGSMEKKKREGYF